Proteins encoded by one window of Kribbella flavida DSM 17836:
- a CDS encoding MFS transporter: MSNDQPTTTSTPNRAPLIAFLAANVISICGTRVSAIAIPWFVLMSTGSPFKTGVVALAEMLPLVLSKAVGGPLIDRIGPKRVSVGADTASAVVVGLIPLLHTLHLLSFPLLLVIVAVAGALRGPGDAAKGTLVPDIAEAAKTPLERVTGLESTTERLAGLIAFALAGGLIALVGEVNALWIDAASFAVCAILIRRWIPAAHKPAEDAADEGSYGQRLLQGWLFLRGDKLLLALVLMIAVTNLLDAAFAVVMLPVWIRDHGYGPAQIGMVLTAFSVTATAFALLASAVGDKLPRKVVFTVSFLICGAPRFLVMAFDAPLWGLMAVAAVAGVGAGFINPVLGALFIERIPRPLLGRVNSLADAVAWIGVPLGGVVAGAAIAGVGASPALLAAAGVYFVATMSPLLFGRGTHWGGRPARRDRSAPAEGSERPDQTAAASERS; encoded by the coding sequence GTGAGCAACGACCAACCCACCACCACCAGTACGCCGAACCGGGCGCCGCTGATCGCGTTCCTGGCGGCGAACGTGATTTCGATCTGCGGCACCCGGGTCAGCGCGATCGCGATCCCCTGGTTCGTGCTGATGAGTACCGGCTCTCCGTTCAAGACCGGTGTGGTCGCGCTGGCGGAGATGCTGCCGCTGGTGCTGTCCAAGGCAGTCGGCGGTCCGTTGATCGACCGGATCGGGCCGAAGCGGGTCAGCGTCGGCGCCGACACGGCCAGCGCCGTGGTGGTCGGGCTGATCCCGCTCCTGCACACCTTGCACCTGCTGAGCTTTCCGTTGCTGCTCGTGATCGTCGCCGTGGCGGGCGCGCTGCGAGGCCCAGGCGATGCGGCGAAGGGGACGCTGGTTCCCGACATCGCGGAAGCCGCCAAGACCCCGCTGGAGCGGGTGACCGGCCTGGAGAGCACGACCGAGCGGCTCGCGGGCCTGATCGCGTTCGCGCTCGCCGGTGGACTCATCGCCCTGGTCGGCGAGGTGAACGCCCTGTGGATCGATGCCGCGTCGTTCGCTGTCTGCGCGATCCTGATCCGCCGCTGGATTCCCGCCGCCCACAAACCGGCCGAAGACGCAGCGGACGAGGGCAGCTACGGTCAGCGCCTGCTGCAGGGATGGCTGTTCCTGCGCGGCGACAAGTTGCTGCTGGCACTCGTGCTGATGATCGCGGTCACCAACCTGCTCGACGCCGCGTTCGCAGTGGTGATGCTGCCGGTCTGGATCAGGGACCACGGCTACGGACCCGCGCAGATCGGCATGGTGCTGACCGCGTTCAGCGTGACCGCGACGGCCTTCGCCCTGCTGGCGTCGGCTGTCGGGGACAAGCTGCCCCGCAAGGTGGTGTTCACGGTCTCGTTCCTGATCTGCGGGGCGCCACGCTTCCTGGTGATGGCGTTCGACGCACCGCTGTGGGGACTGATGGCGGTGGCCGCGGTCGCCGGAGTCGGCGCGGGCTTCATCAACCCGGTGCTCGGCGCGCTGTTCATCGAGCGGATCCCCCGGCCGCTGCTGGGCCGGGTCAACTCGCTGGCCGACGCGGTCGCGTGGATCGGCGTACCGCTGGGTGGAGTGGTGGCGGGTGCGGCCATCGCAGGGGTCGGAGCAAGTCCCGCGCTGCTGGCGGCCGCCGGCGTCTACTTCGTCGCCACGATGTCACCGCTGCTGTTCGGCCGCGGAACGCACTGGGGCGGCCGGCCGGCTAGACGGGATCGCTCGGCGCCTGCGGAAGGCTCGGAGCGGCCGGACCAGACGGCGGCTGCGTCAGAGCGTTCGTAG